TGAGCCACCAGAATGGCCGCAGCCAACGCGAGATGTGAGTGAAATTCGTTTGGCGCTGAAATATAAGCCAGCGAAAGGAGCGAAGCGTTTAATCAGCAAAACATCGACTCTATTTATTGATGTTATTGACTATCCAGGAGAGTGGCTGCTGGATTTACCTTTGCTTGACCTTTCCTTCGAAGAATGGAACGAGCTGCAGTTTGCAAACTTGTCTGGTATTCGTAGCGAATGTGCACAAGCTTGGCTCGCTGCACTGGAGACATTTGATGGAAAAGCAGAAGCTAACGAGAAAGTGATTGCTGAGATCTCTCAGGCCTTCACGGATTATCTGTTTGCTTGTAAAGATCGTGGCCTCCATTGGGTACAACCCGGTCGCTTTGTGTTGCCCGGTGAGCTTGCGGGTGCACCAGTGCTTCAGTTCTTCCCATGCAAGTCTCTAACGGACAAAGCAGAAAAGAACAGCGGTTACGCCATGCTGAAACGCCGCTACGAAGAGTATCAAACTAAAGTGGTTAAGCAGTTCTATAAAGAGCACTTTGCTACCTTTGATCGTCAAATCGTACTGGTGGATTGTCTGCAGCCATTGATGGCGGGGGACGAGGCATTCAATGATATGAAGCAGGCGCTTCAGCAGATCATGAAAAGCTTCCGTTATGGGCAATCGAATTTGCTAAGACGCTTGTTTGCTTCGCGCATCGACAAAATACTGTTCGCTGCGACAAAGGCAGATCATGTAACACCGAATCAGCACGGGAATTTAGTCAGCCTTTTGCAACAGATGGTTCACCCAGCATGGCAAGAAACGGCGTTTGAAAATATTGAGATGAGCTGCATGAGCGTAGCATCTATTCAAGCAACGGAAGCCGGGTT
The Vibrio sp. CB1-14 DNA segment above includes these coding regions:
- a CDS encoding YcjX family protein, with translation MNRIGQEVSDLLHRSLDSHVRIAVTGLSRAGKTAFITSLVNQLLHTSTHDNLPLLECARDGRLIGAKRVPQSNLMVPRFAYDDAMAQLHAEPPEWPQPTRDVSEIRLALKYKPAKGAKRLISKTSTLFIDVIDYPGEWLLDLPLLDLSFEEWNELQFANLSGIRSECAQAWLAALETFDGKAEANEKVIAEISQAFTDYLFACKDRGLHWVQPGRFVLPGELAGAPVLQFFPCKSLTDKAEKNSGYAMLKRRYEEYQTKVVKQFYKEHFATFDRQIVLVDCLQPLMAGDEAFNDMKQALQQIMKSFRYGQSNLLRRLFASRIDKILFAATKADHVTPNQHGNLVSLLQQMVHPAWQETAFENIEMSCMSVASIQATEAGFVGNGSDSSPALRGTTLDNQTFTLYPGDVPARLPKPDFWQQSGFEFTSFRPLASAQDAPCGHIRLDKAMQYLIGDKLR